GGCGCCGGAGGCGGCCTTGGCAAGCGCGCCGGAGGGCGCCGGCGCTCCGCGATCGGGCGCGATCACGGCCGCGGCGCCGAAACCGGCCGCCGACCGCAGAATGGCGCCGACATTGTGCGGGTCGGTGACCTGGTCGAGCGCGATCAGCGGCGAAGCCGGAACGATCTGCGCCAGCGTGGGCGGGGGTAGGGGCTTGACCTCCGCCACCACGCCTTGATGCACCGCGCCCTCGGCAAGGCGCGCGCCGATCTCCGCGCTTTCCGCAATCCGCGCCTGAAGCCCGCGCCGGGCGAGCGCCGGGGCAAGACGCCGGGCAACGGCTTGGGTGGCCGTGACGCTGACCACCTCGCGGCGCGGATTGTCGAGCGCGGCCTCTACCGCGTGCAAGCCGTATAGCGCCAGGAGATGGCGCGGCGCGCGGTTGCCGGGGGTTCGGCCTGGCGTCTGCGCCGTGGCGCCGCGGGGGATGCCGGAGCGCCGGCCCTGGTATTTGCTCATGGATTGCGTTATATAGAAACCGTCATTGCTATG
Above is a window of Hyphomicrobiales bacterium DNA encoding:
- the rlmB gene encoding 23S rRNA (guanosine(2251)-2'-O)-methyltransferase RlmB, yielding MSKYQGRRSGIPRGATAQTPGRTPGNRAPRHLLALYGLHAVEAALDNPRREVVSVTATQAVARRLAPALARRGLQARIAESAEIGARLAEGAVHQGVVAEVKPLPPPTLAQIVPASPLIALDQVTDPHNVGAILRSAAGFGAAAVIAPDRGAPAPSGALAKAASGALEHVPYVQITNLARTLKELKRAGYWIFGLDGQAETALETVAGHAPAVLVLGAEGGGLRRLTRQECDVLVRIALPGKINSLNVSNAAAIALYALSRAATLGPQSTDSTEIHQI